GGGCCAGGTGCCCGTCACTCCCGGATACGGCGCCCCCGAGCAGGTCCTGGGGCAGCGCGTGGGCCCCGCGGCGGACGTCTTCTCGCTGGGCGCGGTCCTCGTGTACGCCGCCACCGGGCAACGCGCCTTCGACGGGACGCACGTGGCCGCCGTGCAGTACGAGGTGGTCCACGGGGAAGCCCGCCTGTCCACCGTGCCCGAGGAACTGCGCGCGCTGATCATCCCCTGCCTCGCCAAGGACCCGGGACCGCGCCCCACGCCCGAGCAGATCGCCGGAGCCTTCGCGCCCCCGCGCGGCGCGGACCGGTCCTGGCGCAAGGGTCCGCTCGCCGCCGACATCGCCCGCCGGCAGGCGGAGGCGGAACGCCAGGCCGCGCCGGAGGGGGCCACGGTCACCGTCGGTCCCTCGCGGCGCCGGTTCCTGCGCACCTCCCTCGGCGCGGGCGGGTTGCTGGCCGTGTCGGGCGGCGGCGCCGGCATCTGGTGGTCGATGCGCGAGGAGACCCCGAAGGGTCCGCCGCGGAACGGACTCGCCCACCAGGCGGCTCTGTTGGACCGCCCCGCCAAGACGCCGGGCCGCGCGCCCGAGCCGCTGTGGGGCCCCCTGCCCGTGGCGGCGGCGGCGCCGGCGGACGGTGTGCCGACCACACCGCTGTCCCTGGTCGACGTGGTGATGTTCGCGGGCAAGGACGGCGGCCTGGTGGCCCACCTCGCCAAGACCGGCGAGGAGAAGTGGCGACTGCCGGACATCTCCGCGGAGGCCGGCGTCCTGGCCATGACGGAACGCCTGTTCCTCGCGGTGGACGCGGGCGGCACGCTGCGCGTCCACAACGCCTCCACCAGCGCGTTGGAGTGGTCGCTCCCGGCGGCCGAGGCCGTCCGCCTCCTCGCGTTCGACGGCGAGGCCGTGTACGTGGTGACCAAGGACAACCGACTGCGGGCGATCAACACCGGGCTCCAGACCGTCCGCTGGACCGTGCCGATCCCGACCCTCGCCCTGCTCGGGTCCGGCCCCAAGGGCGCGGCCACCGGCAACAAGCTCGTCCTGACCGGTGCCAACGGGAACGCGTGGGGCTTCGAGTGCTTCCAGGGAAGCGCCATCTGGGAAGCCAAGGGCCGGGCGAGCTCCGCCGTCGAACCGCTCGTCGTCACCTACAAGCGCGAGACGACCAAGACGGAGTCCGTCTTCCTGGGCGGACTCACCCTGTCGGTCCGTGAACTCACCAGCGGCCGGGAGACGTGGTCCGACGCCGCGGCCGCGGCCCCCGTCGAGGGCGCCGGCGGCTGGGGACCGCCGGTGAGCGACGGCGACGCCCTGCTCGGCGTGAAGGACGGCACCCTGGTCAGGCTCAGCTCCGACAGGATGCTGGTCCTGGGGTACGGCGCGGTCGGACCCGGTCCGCTGCCGCACGTCCGCCCCGTGGTCCAGGGGCGGACCGTGTGGGTGGTTCTGGCGGAGGGGAAGGGCGTCGCCGCGCACTCGACCACCGACGGCGCCCGCTTCTGGACCTGGTCCACCGACTCGCACGGGCCCTGGGCGATGTCCGGCGCCGAGAACCGCGTCTTCCTCGTCAACGACGGGAAGATCACGGCCATGCCCTCCGTCGGATGACCCCGCGGGCCCGACGTCACGCCCCACCCGGCTCCCCCGCTCCCCCGACCACCGCTTAGGCTCGGTGGGCCATCAGCCGAACCCGGGGGACCTCGCGCATGGAACGCCTACGTCAGGACGACCCGTCACGCATCGGGCCGTACGTGATCCTGGCGCGCCTGGACGCCGAATCCGCGGAACGCGGCGTGCCCGAGCGCCGGTTCCTCGCCCGTACCGCCGACGGCCACCGGACCGTCCTCCTGTGTCTGCCGCGGGTCGGCGCCGACCCGTCCCGGTGGGCGATCGAGGCCGAGGGCGCACGGCGGCTCGACGTGCCGCGCCTGCTCCCCGTCGCGGAAGTCGACGGCACGGCCGGATTCCCCTGGTCCACCACTCCCTACACGCCCGTGCTGCCCCTCCCGGCCGCGCTCGCCGCGTACGGCGGGCCGCTCCCCGAGGACCTGGTGCGCCACGTGGGCGCCGGCCTCGCCGAGGGCCTGGCCGACCTGCACGACCGGGGGTTCACCCACGCCGGGTTGTCGCCGGCGGCCGTTCTGCTCACGGCGGGCGGACCACTGTTGGCGTGCTTCGGCGCCGTACGGGCCGCCGCCCCCGACGGGACGCGCCGCTCCGGGCTGCCCGGCCTCGACCCGGGCTGTCTGGCCCTGGAGCAGGCTTCCGGCGGGCGGCCCACGCCGCTGGGGGACGTCTTCGCGCTCGGCGCGGTACTGGCCTACGCCTCGACGGGCCACACCGTGCCCGAGCAGAGCGAACTGCCCCCGGGATTGCGGCGGTTGATCGGAAGTTGCCTCGCGTCGACGCCCGCCGACCGGCCGCGGTCGGCGCGGGAAGTGCTGCACGAACTCACCGGGCACGCGGCCGACGCCTCTCCCGGCGCGCCGGCTCCGGCGACGGCCGCGGCCGGGCCGCTCGCGCTGCCGGGCCGGGTCGTCGCCGCGCTCGCCGCCCAGTCCGCGGCGCTCCTCGCGGCCGAACTGCCGGCCACCACCGAGTCCACCCCTCCCCCGCCGTTCCCGCCGGCCGCCCAGAAGGTGCACTGACCCCGATGCCCGCCGCCCCGGCCGACCGTTCCCCCCTCATGCCCCTCACCCACGACGATCCCGCGCACCTCGGCGACCATCAGTTGCTCGCCCGGCTCGGCAGCGGCGGCATGGGCACCGTCTACCTGGCCCGTTCACTGCGCGGCCGGACGGTCGCGTTGAAGACCGTGCACGCCAGGATCGCCGCCGACACGGCCTTCCGTACCCGTTTCCGGCTGGAGGCGGACGCGGCCCGGGTCATGGGCGGCAGGTACGGCGCGGGCGTCGTCGCGGCCGACGCCCTGGCGACGACGCCCTGGCTGGCGACCGAGTACGTCATCGGCCCGCAGCTCGACGAGGCCGTCCGGCTCGGCGGACCGCTGTCCGAGGTGTGCGTGCGGAACCTGGGCGCCGATCTCGCGCGGGGGCTCGGCCAGTTGCACCGCTCCGACGTGGTGCACCGGGACCTCAAACCGTCCAACGTCATGATCACGGCCGAGGGCCCCAAGGTCATCGACTTCGGCATCGCGCGGGCCCTCGGGGACGAGCGGCTGACGCGCGTCGGCGCGGCGACCGGCACCCCCGCGTTCATGTCCCCGGAGCAGGCGGGCGGACTCGACCACACGCCGGCGGGCGACGTGTTCGCGCTGGCGGGTGTGCTGGTCTTCGCGGCGGCCGGACGCGGCCCGTTCGGCGGCGGTCAGGCCGCGGACCTGCTGTACCGGGTGCGCTACGCGGACCCGGACCTCGGCGGCGTCCCGGAGGGGCTGCTGCCGCTGCTCGCCCGCTGCCTGGACAAGGACCCCGCGCGGCGGCCCACGACGGCCGAGCTGGCCCGGTGGCTCGCCCCCGAGGGCGGCGTCTTCGCCGACGGGCTCGCGCCCGCCGTGCTGGCCGACATCGCCCGGCGGGGCGCGGCCGTCTGGGAGGCGCCGCCGGCCCGACTCCCGGCACCCGCCTCGAACTCCACGACGGAGCCGCCGGCCGTGCCGACGGGCGGCGTGTCCCGCCGCGGCCTGCTCGTGTGGGGTGGTGGCGCGGCCGGCGCGGCGGCCCTCGCCGGCGGCGGACTGTGGGCCTGGCTCGCGCAGGGCGGGGGCGAGTCGGAGACCGCGGAGCCTCCGTTGCCGGGCGGGCCTTCGGCGCTGTGGGCGAAGGAGGGCCTGAACGACAGCCACCGTATGGCGCCGACCCGGGTGGGGGACGTTCTCGTGCTTCCCGGCACGTCGGCCGTCTCCGGCATCAACCTGAAGACGGGCAAGTACGACTGGTCCGCGGACGTCGAGCACGACACGCGGGTCGCGGTCGACGGCAAGGCGGCCTACGTCCTGCGCATGACGAAGGACGCCGACAAGGCCCTGGCCCTCGTCGCCGTCCCGGAACCGCTCACGGACAAGAAGCCGCCCGTCCTGACGCTTCCCGCGTTCGACGGCGGCGAGGTGAGGAACCAACTGCTGCGCGTGCGGGGCGACATGGTGCTCTTCCACGCGAAGGCCCGGTCGGGCGACGGGTGGTTCCTGGTGGCCGCGAGCCTGGCGTCCGGCAAGGAACTGTGGCGCGGGCCGGCACCGGCGCCCGCCGGGACGTACGACAGGGTCTACCTCGTCGCCGACACGACGAAGCACGGGCTGCTGGTGTGCGGCAAGGCGCAGGCCATGGACGGCCTGACGCTGTCCATGCACGATCCGGCCACCGGCAAGGTGCGTTGGAGCAAGACCGTGATCGTCCCGGGCACGCCG
This region of Streptomyces sp. NBC_00513 genomic DNA includes:
- a CDS encoding protein kinase → MKPLGPGDPIRLGPYRVIGVLGEGGMGKVYFGRDHTGAIAAVKVLLPELTHDQNLVQRFLREAHTARAVTGAGVARVLGAESEGNRPWIATEFLSGPTLDEAVRAYGPFDTAGVRALAASLADTLRDIHAAGLVHRDLKPANIVLTSTGPRVIDFGIARPEHGLTLTTTGQVPVTPGYGAPEQVLGQRVGPAADVFSLGAVLVYAATGQRAFDGTHVAAVQYEVVHGEARLSTVPEELRALIIPCLAKDPGPRPTPEQIAGAFAPPRGADRSWRKGPLAADIARRQAEAERQAAPEGATVTVGPSRRRFLRTSLGAGGLLAVSGGGAGIWWSMREETPKGPPRNGLAHQAALLDRPAKTPGRAPEPLWGPLPVAAAAPADGVPTTPLSLVDVVMFAGKDGGLVAHLAKTGEEKWRLPDISAEAGVLAMTERLFLAVDAGGTLRVHNASTSALEWSLPAAEAVRLLAFDGEAVYVVTKDNRLRAINTGLQTVRWTVPIPTLALLGSGPKGAATGNKLVLTGANGNAWGFECFQGSAIWEAKGRASSAVEPLVVTYKRETTKTESVFLGGLTLSVRELTSGRETWSDAAAAAPVEGAGGWGPPVSDGDALLGVKDGTLVRLSSDRMLVLGYGAVGPGPLPHVRPVVQGRTVWVVLAEGKGVAAHSTTDGARFWTWSTDSHGPWAMSGAENRVFLVNDGKITAMPSVG
- a CDS encoding serine/threonine protein kinase; translated protein: MERLRQDDPSRIGPYVILARLDAESAERGVPERRFLARTADGHRTVLLCLPRVGADPSRWAIEAEGARRLDVPRLLPVAEVDGTAGFPWSTTPYTPVLPLPAALAAYGGPLPEDLVRHVGAGLAEGLADLHDRGFTHAGLSPAAVLLTAGGPLLACFGAVRAAAPDGTRRSGLPGLDPGCLALEQASGGRPTPLGDVFALGAVLAYASTGHTVPEQSELPPGLRRLIGSCLASTPADRPRSAREVLHELTGHAADASPGAPAPATAAAGPLALPGRVVAALAAQSAALLAAELPATTESTPPPPFPPAAQKVH
- a CDS encoding protein kinase, translated to MPAAPADRSPLMPLTHDDPAHLGDHQLLARLGSGGMGTVYLARSLRGRTVALKTVHARIAADTAFRTRFRLEADAARVMGGRYGAGVVAADALATTPWLATEYVIGPQLDEAVRLGGPLSEVCVRNLGADLARGLGQLHRSDVVHRDLKPSNVMITAEGPKVIDFGIARALGDERLTRVGAATGTPAFMSPEQAGGLDHTPAGDVFALAGVLVFAAAGRGPFGGGQAADLLYRVRYADPDLGGVPEGLLPLLARCLDKDPARRPTTAELARWLAPEGGVFADGLAPAVLADIARRGAAVWEAPPARLPAPASNSTTEPPAVPTGGVSRRGLLVWGGGAAGAAALAGGGLWAWLAQGGGESETAEPPLPGGPSALWAKEGLNDSHRMAPTRVGDVLVLPGTSAVSGINLKTGKYDWSADVEHDTRVAVDGKAAYVLRMTKDADKALALVAVPEPLTDKKPPVLTLPAFDGGEVRNQLLRVRGDMVLFHAKARSGDGWFLVAASLASGKELWRGPAPAPAGTYDRVYLVADTTKHGLLVCGKAQAMDGLTLSMHDPATGKVRWSKTVIVPGTPPSRLTADDEHVYFGADALQALRLTDGGVAWSFGADRDLGNNAQGQRRYGIPAVRDGVVYATEGGRGLVGVDARTGAGRWTEKTRKDTLTRGETAPVVSSAYVYDIDTIGLRAVELSTGRPAWRFTCMALNLFADPDGSLLYALEERKSFALPMS